The Engystomops pustulosus chromosome 3, aEngPut4.maternal, whole genome shotgun sequence region TAAGAGTTTAGTAGAATCTAAGGAAAAACACATCTTTTATTTATCCAAATCATCGGGCGCTGCTACTTCCACATCACATGGTTTTCATTTGCTGCTTCCACATCACCAATTTTGACACACACTGTGCAGTTACAGTgcaatatatattactatatgtgGTATGGTTCTGACACTGTGGATTTACACTGTACTTACAGCCTCCATTACAGAACTCACCTCTGTGCTGGCTTCTTCAGAAAGTTCAAATCCCTTGGCTTCTTCCAACACATTTCTCTCTTCATTTGGCTGCACAAAAAGGAGTAATTTTTTGCCtttacttgataaaaaaaaaggcaAGAAATATAACCAGATATAGAAATATCAGATAGGTACTCACAGTGACGTGGCGGTAGTGACTACCAGGGCGGAGAGCATTGCCTTTCTGCTTCAGATACTGCTCTCCCACAAAGGCTTCTTTTAACCCAGGAAACAAATTCTCATACTCGGTGGGGTCGGCCAAGGAATCTGCAGCCTTCTGGTTAATTTTGGATAAACTCTCCTTCCACAGCTTCACCACCCTACACAAATTTGAGGTAAACTTATCACAAGAGCCAATTTCTACACTGAAACCACACACACGGTAAAGTAAAATCTAAGCAACAAATTATACGACAAATGTGTGATCCCAATCCCAGAATAACGGGTCAGCACATTACCTGGACACCTGGCTCGGCAGATATGTTCTGGCCAGGAAGGCCGCCTCGGGCAGACGACCGGTAGAGATCAGAAGCTCCAGGCAAGTGTCAAGCCTGGAAATGAAAAGTAGTgtaatgagtgaaaaaacccacaaaaacccCCCCCACAATAATCTGTAACTACAGAGTCCGTTTAGAGTTACTTACTTCCCCAATAAAAAGTAGCTCAAGAAAGCCACATTgttcttcccgtctctctcggcCCCTTCTGCCAGCTTGTTCACCATGGAGGCGTTCCCTGAGGATGTGGCTAATAGTAAGAGGCCTCCATAGTCTTGGGCGTTGTGCAGACACTCCTGCGCCAGGCCAAACTGGCATTTGCTGATGGCCAATTCAGCCAGTTGTTTCCACTTCTGTTCAGACTACAAGATGGGCGAAAAACAAGGATTATTATTACTATGGATGTGtacattttttatctttttacagCCCATACTGATTGTACCCACATTGCATCCGTTACCATCACTGCATATAAGCGATGGCATAAAGATGTGAATAACCTTTATCACCATCTGCACTATAGAGAAACCTCATAGTCTGTTCACTAGATAGAACTGGGGCCATATACAACGTCTATTTGCTAATCCAGACATACTGATGTTGTAGACTGCCATATCTATAAGCATTGTTCtcatttttacacctttttagccCTGAGACGAGTCATGAGTAATAAAACTTTGCTACAAAGTAAGATTCTTACATAAGGCGAGGATAATGTAAATGATTTAATGGGTTGCAGAAGTAGGAATGAAGTTACTACATATACTTCATGCTCAGACAACAGACAGCACGTTACCTCTGCTTCCACCGCCAGCTGATATGCAATTTTGAGTTCTCCCAGCTGCAGCGCCAGCTCAAAGCGATGCTCGGGATCTGTAGATACAGCCAGTGCTTGCTGCTTGAAGCCCTACAGACAAAACAGCACaatgagagaagagacagaataaCACCAGACCTTCTTCACATACGTCCCGCTCCAACAATCACAAATATAATGTCCTTACTTGCTTCTCCAGAAAGTGGGCGACACGTGTCCTCTGCTCTTTGGGGATGGTCGGGATGACTTTATCCGCCATGGTGAAGTCTCTCCTCATCACAGCCGTCTGATACTCCAGAACGGACACCAGCAGAGAGTAGCTGACTATGTTCAGTTCCTTGTCTCCCAGGTACAGGCGATTATCTTTAGGTATGTACCCCAGCAAGTACATGGTTCTGTTGAGGGGGAAAAATGTTATAGGATGAGCACATTTAAACTATAATCCAAAGGGTCACTAAACCAACTACATGAATCAAGGAATCAAAAATTGTATTATAGATCTAAGGCTGCTGTGTTGtaaacaggtggtcccctacttaagaacacctgacttagagacgacccctaattacagacccaaggactgcctgtattatgatAAAACAATACAAATCTACATAAAAAACAGCTCATTATGACTACATTTCCATACTTAAAGCAGGCCCAACAGCCCAAAAATGCATGCCTATTACACAGCACCCTGCCCTTCAGGACAGAGATGAATAGGatgctgtgtatagatgtataaccACATTGTGGGTATCCCATGGGGCTTtgttcatatacatatacagctggACTCAAAATATTAGACCAGTGAATTATTTTCCTGTTACTTATAATAGACCAACACAAATTTTGTTCAACTTTGGAAACTAGCTATATCTTTACCATCCTCTCTTTACATTGAAAAGTATGCTAGGGTACAGACCAGCGCACATCACCATACACTTGTGCGGTtaataaaggaacactccagtcagacGATTCATTGAACTGTACCCTGTCCAGggcctaaggctgcgttcacacatacaAAAGCTGGGGAGATGGGATTTACCTAatcacattgctgttaacatctcgtttaacattgcattttgtaaacgcaaatgttaacacatgcattttttttattgttgcgtTTCTTTAAACGCAAATATTGACAGCAATGCAATTTGAAAACCTCCTCTCTTCAGCTTCTGTAGTGAGTTTCAAAACACACTGTAAATGTCACCTGTGAATGGGAGAAGCAAGGGAGGAATACATTGGAGGTCCTGCTCCTGTCTTCAAGCCCTGCTTAATGCATTATTCAACTAAATTGCTTTGACTGGAATGTTCCTTTAAGGGAATGACATAAACAGATCAATTGTGAATGCTGTTatggacattatatatacagattTTCTACTGTCTCATTATAATACTCGGATGCCTTCCCTAAAATCTGCAGCACGTCAATTTCCTACTTTGGATCTGCAGAATTATTTTCATCTCTTAATGGGATAGATCGTCAACAGAATCGAAATAAAAATGACATTCGGACTCCTGTCCCAATTATCCATGGATTAAGTGCAGACCCCCCCTGCACTAATGTTACACTAATGTTATTctgtaaaataaacatttttatcaCTCACCTGTCCAAATGTGCAATGGTAACAATTTCTCCACCTACGTAATAGTTGAGTCTGTTGACAGTACTGGTGTAGATGAAACAATCCCCAACCCACAGGCCGGTTTTCACTATCTCCTGAATTTCACCAAGCACCTGAGAAGAAAAATAGATACTCAGCATTATTATAAGACAGACCGATACCCTTATCTTACATCTCAAAGTCTGTATGTGAAAGTAGCCTCTAAGTGAGAATACATTAGACATTATAGGAAATCCACTGTAaaaaaccatcatgataaaccagggacacttactaataaatCCCTGCATCGtgactcttcttatatttgttatccaaggccaccttccttctaaattcaacttttaaaatgatgctaatgagccagaagtgtttTTAGGAATGTTACCAGAGAACTTCTGtgagcagcttcacaggctgttactgtgTCTCCCTtcccctcagcacttctccctctctctgcctgatgtaatctcacacagtgttaGGGGAAGTGCGCCATGGATaatgaatatataaaatagtaccacagtcacagtgtcttgatccatgagtaagtctgatggtagaattcctttaagtaGTACTGCATAGCAATGCAGCCTCTCTGGATTACAAGGTTTTTCACTGTAGATCACATTAAATTTTATGTCCTTACCTCAAAAGCATCTTCTATCCCATCTTCAGAAACTCCCTCATGAGTCTCCTGAGCAGTGGCCACTTTCTCAGAAAGGTATTTTAGGATAAAGAAAGATTCCTCTGTAGCAATGCACACCAGCTCTCCAGAGTCAGACCAGAAAATCTGCCAAAGAGGAGAGTTAAAAAGTCCCCATTATAGCATGTGCGAATGGAAAGGGTTTAATGGGATATAGCTGATTGTCCTTTCACAGAAATGGTGCCAAGATTAAATTTACGGAAGGGAAAGGCTGTATAACACATAAAGAACTCACATGCTTGGGCTGAATTTCTATCCTGCGGATAAGCTCTGTGTTCTCCCAGTCATAAAAAGCCAAACCGTTAACAGACCGCACGCCAAGTAGAAATCCTCCATAGATACCTAAAAGCAGAACATGACATTTCAGAAATACTAATGAAACACTACAAAATATAATCTTTCATGTCTTCTTTCATTGCTCTTTATGAAGCACTTATGAATTTAACATGTATGTTATGCTGTTTATTTGGATATATGCCTTAAAATGGTCCTCAATATCAAACTGGCTAACGTCCAACACCAAGGACCCCCACAGGGGATGGGAAACAAGACTTCTCAGTCCTTGGTGTAGTGGCTGAACTAAGTCAGTGCAGCTTAGATGAGAATCAACCTGGTCTGAGCACTACACAGAGAAAGCATTTTCATTACGTCATATTATCATGTGTGATAGATTTCAGAAAACCAACCTTCTGCACCGAAGTCTGGCTTAAAGCTCTTCTTCTCCTTGAAGTTCTTAAAAATCTTGACTACACTGCTGCTTTCCCGAATAGCATACCTGCAGGTAAGAAGGGGATATGATGAGAAGAACTACATTACTTACAATCATTACCTACAATCTGCTGTGATCATTCCAGTTCTGGAAGCCGAACAGGAGATGACTACACCTTCTTGCAAAaacgatttgtaaagtgctacggaatttaatggcgctatataaataaagattattattataaaaacaatGGGACTTACTCAGAGGAGTCGTGTGCCCACACAAATTCCTGTGCTGATCCAAAGCTCTTGTTTCTCAGGGCCATGGCAGTGTAAATGATGTATTCTCCATCTCCACACACAACTACAAACCTGCAATGACATTGTGAGTTATTAGATTAAACATAAAATCAATATAATATCGATACAATAGCAATCACTTTAACTGCATCCTCTATGGCCATAGACTGCGCGCTACAGTCACAGTCCTAGCTGGCTACTGCGCGCGCTACAGTCACAGTCCTAGCTGGCTACTGCGCGCGCTACAGTCACAGTCCTAGCTGGCTACTGCGCGCGCTACAGTCACAGTCCTAGCTGGCTACTGCGCGCGCTACAGTCACAGTCCTAGCTGGCTACTGCGCGCGCTACAGTCACAGTCCTAGCTGGCTACTGCGCGCGCTACAGTCACAGTCCAAGCTGGCTACTGCGCGCGCTACAGTCACAGTCCAAGCTGGCTACTGCGCGCGCTACAGTCACAGTCCAAGCTGGCTACTGCGCGCGCTACAGTCACAGTCCAAGCTGGCTACTGCGCGCGCTACAGTCACAGTCCAAGCTGGCTACTGCGCGCGCTACAGTCACAGTCCAAGCTGGCTACTGCGCGCGCTACAGTCACAGTCCAAGCTGGCTACTGCGCGCGCTACAGTCACAGTCCAAGCTGGCTACTGCGCGCGCTACAGTCACAGTCCAAGCTGGCTACTGCGCGCGCTACAGTCACAGTCCAAGCTGGCTACTGCGCGCGCTACAGTCACAGTCCAAGCTGGCTACTGCGCGCGCTACAGTCACAGTCCAAGCTGGCTACTTGCTTTACTTTTGTCTTATCAATAGCCATTGTATTCTGTGCTCATTGTACCCTCATTAGCCATAGTAACTCACATTTCCCTTACTGCTTTAGTATTAGTATCCTAATGTTACTTCTATAGGCAAACTCATACTCCTTTATAGTGATCCTTCCAGCTTTAGTATTACCTGCCATTGGGGTTGTGTTGGATAGTCTGAGGATATATTTCACAGCTGCCCATATCCTTCACAGCTAGTGGAAGCCTCTCTCCATCTTTAATCTCGGTTTCTCCCATGGCTTTCAGGTTAGCCTGCTGCACTTCTGAGTGCTTGGCCCAGataatttttccatttgcatccATTGACATTGCAGGTTCTTCACGACCCAACTATAGATAAGGAGAGGTGATCTGGTTAAGTTTCCACTATATGGGACACTCTGTACTACAATGATATACTTAAACTGTAACATGTACATGCTAAATGCATGCATTGTATATGCTCCAGCTCTGTTGGTAACTGTGCAAGCTATGTTAAGAGTAGCTGGTTGTAAATTTCCATAGATTGCATAAAATAATAAAGTGGCTCATTGGGGGAGAAGATCCCATGATTATCCATACTTATCCCCAATAAGAGCTCTATCAGAAATAGAACTACTTCATGAGATTATTTTCATATATGATAGACCTCACCTTCACAATGATGCTGCCCTCATCATAGCCCAGGGCCACATTATTGGACCCGCGGAGGCCAGACACACACCAAACTCGCTCCATGCCATAGTTCAGGGTGCTCTCCAGACGATAGGTACTGGAATGCCAGATCCTCACCGTACCTGAAACATTACAAAGGTTTTTGCACTATGTCATAAAGAAGGGAGTAAAGTTTTCAGTGATTGAACTTAATTTACATAACAGGCTCCAGCCTACATATACATCAAAGATTCCCAAATTTTAGTGTGGAGGGGAACCTTTCTAAATTCTATtttaagatttcacataagaaatgcaaacatgtatattatatataacttTTGTCACATCTGTTCACTTTACAAAAGCTAAACCATACGTAGGAACATACCATCTTCTGAGCCAGTGATTATAATGGGAAGCTCAGGGTGGAAGCTGACACAGGAGACGTTCTGAGCGTGACCCTCCAGAGTCTGGACACATGTTTTGTTCTGGATACGAAAAAGATGGGATATTATTTCGTCAAACGTGGTGCATTTTTTAAGCCTCTTGTTTAATCTAACATATTACAATTTCAATTTAACTAACCTGGTAGTCCCAAATCTTGACTAGTCTGTCGTCAGCTCCGGAGATCAGGTAGGGTTTGTCACCTCCGCTGTAATAATCAATGCAGTTAACTCCTTTCTCATGCCCCTCCAATGTGAAGTTGGGGGAGGAGGAACCAAGTTGCCAAACCTGCATACAGCAAAGAGATCAATGGTATGAATATGTAGCTAACACAGAGAAATAAAACTTCCTGAATTGGTCACAACAGGcatatctatacacacacactgtaccttAATGGTGCGATCTAGAGAGGCACTTGCAAACTGGTTGTTATCCTTGGGGTTGATGACAATCTGCATGacgtagtgtgtgtggccttcaAACACCTGGGAGCAGGACCACTTCTTATCCCAGTCCCATAACTTAATCAGCATGTCATCTGAAGGAATAAGATGGAAATTTGCATTTATCATGCATCAGGATTTTATCACATTCTCACACACGGAAGGGGACATCCAGTGAAATACAGGGAGTtatgttttgccttttttttaataGTTCATTGATTGCAAATGCACTAGTGACTAAGGCCTCACGGGCAGAGGCTGTGAACTTGCCACGCAAACCACAGCCAGCTCATGGTCTCCATAGCCTTGCATTCTGCACCAGAACTGTGCTGGGCAGCCACTCCACAAAATATAGAGGTCCGATTCCTGCCCGTTTTGCGGCGCAGCTaggcatttagaaaaaaaaacaaaccattaCATCATTTACATAACcagatattatattaatatacaaGTAGACAaacatacatagacacacacacacacaaaatcctACAGGAGAcatcactttaaagggaacccgtcaccactattttcacaaatacaggtagtggcaggttcccatagagctctaataactatctgacaccctgcttttagctaaaaattgttcccctcagatccccataaaatcagagttataatcttgcctggtatctatgcagctttggagctagtccacgggggcgtggcctaatgtcatgtgaccagggtgacatcatcaaaggtccttgagctacttaatatgaaaactataccccatgtacatatctgaccacataaaaccatcacagcagcctccatggacttctactcctctccatgcaggctgctgtgatttcatgtgataaaatatgctgtgatttcatgacatatatgcttagtgtacagctcctaatgctacaaaagctataggacctgcgatgatgtcaccctggtcacatgacattttagcagcatacagagatagggatggggaggagctgctggattcagcccgaggaggccacgcccacctggactacatgtagccatgcttagttaccagataaaactataaagttgaatatatgggaatctcaggggcataatttttagctacaagcagggtgtcagatagttattagagctctataggaacctgtcactagctgtatttgtgaaaatagtggtgacgggttccctttaagagaacagGTCTTACCACTGCTGGTCAGTATGAAGGGCTGGGTGGGGTGCACGGCAATGCAGCGGATGTAGTCAGAGTGAGCCTCGAACATGTGAACTCTCTCCAATGTATTGTAGTTGAACACTCTGATCTGCATGTCATCCTGAAAAGAGATTACCCATCTATGATATACATATGCAGCAGAGTGTTAACTTACTAGGCCATGACCTGCTTCTGGGAAGAGGATGGATTTCAAGATCAAAATTATACATAGCATTAATAGCCCTACAAGTTAGGCCTCATAGGCGATTCCTTGCTTATGGACCATACGACATCGGTGGTTGAGAGCACACTGTCGACGTCAATCGAAAATGGCTGGCGGCGCCACGAAGATaggcagaaataggacctgcccAATAATTTCTGGCATGGGCAGTCAGAATGAACTGTGCTGTGACCGACCCCAAGATAGCAAAATACAATGGCTAGCTGACAGCCAAAATAAACGTCTGTGTGAGGCCTTACTGCTGGGTCAGCCATTTATTATGTAGGCGTCATCTCGATCCCCCTCTAATTTTTATGGCTGAAATGAAAAGTCACAGTGACCAAGTGGCTGCAGAGGCTTTATCCATAAAATAGTAGCACCATACATCTACAACAAGATAGCAACCCTTATTATGTGGTGCGAAGAGATAGGAAAGAATTGAAACTCTTTTTTGCACTTTGTGGTTCCATAAGCGGAAATAAATAGAAATTTAGGATTTCTATAGAAGCAGCTCAAGAGTCTCATAAAATGTATAGGATTC contains the following coding sequences:
- the COPB2 gene encoding coatomer subunit beta', which encodes MPLRLDIKRKLTARSDRVKSVDLHPTEPWMLASLYNGSVCVWNHETQTLVKTFEVCDLPVRAAKFVARKNWVVTGADDMQIRVFNYNTLERVHMFEAHSDYIRCIAVHPTQPFILTSSDDMLIKLWDWDKKWSCSQVFEGHTHYVMQIVINPKDNNQFASASLDRTIKVWQLGSSSPNFTLEGHEKGVNCIDYYSGGDKPYLISGADDRLVKIWDYQNKTCVQTLEGHAQNVSCVSFHPELPIIITGSEDGTVRIWHSSTYRLESTLNYGMERVWCVSGLRGSNNVALGYDEGSIIVKLGREEPAMSMDANGKIIWAKHSEVQQANLKAMGETEIKDGERLPLAVKDMGSCEIYPQTIQHNPNGRFVVVCGDGEYIIYTAMALRNKSFGSAQEFVWAHDSSEYAIRESSSVVKIFKNFKEKKSFKPDFGAEGIYGGFLLGVRSVNGLAFYDWENTELIRRIEIQPKHIFWSDSGELVCIATEESFFILKYLSEKVATAQETHEGVSEDGIEDAFEVLGEIQEIVKTGLWVGDCFIYTSTVNRLNYYVGGEIVTIAHLDRTMYLLGYIPKDNRLYLGDKELNIVSYSLLVSVLEYQTAVMRRDFTMADKVIPTIPKEQRTRVAHFLEKQGFKQQALAVSTDPEHRFELALQLGELKIAYQLAVEAESEQKWKQLAELAISKCQFGLAQECLHNAQDYGGLLLLATSSGNASMVNKLAEGAERDGKNNVAFLSYFLLGKLDTCLELLISTGRLPEAAFLARTYLPSQVSRVVKLWKESLSKINQKAADSLADPTEYENLFPGLKEAFVGEQYLKQKGNALRPGSHYRHVTPNEERNVLEEAKGFELSEEASTEQEEKERDATPPPAAPAPTVPAPKSPSPVLEPPKPTPKSTEEKAFLDLEEDLDNMELDDIDTTDINLDDELSD